The following are encoded together in the Macadamia integrifolia cultivar HAES 741 chromosome 10, SCU_Mint_v3, whole genome shotgun sequence genome:
- the LOC122091413 gene encoding proline-rich receptor-like protein kinase PERK3 isoform X3: protein MADAAGLVKTVQWFLVEYLLLWPCSAFIIDAQTPSEAYVATPTVPYLPLPSNIPFYKRAHRKHFSLHAAPLPVLPPSLPPDYGSLTISGHPSSSSQLSKSSMSGQFPAPGIGLLTPRLADVAPAHSSAGSVPSGLAQPPLTPTVADCCGPDMVIKRGSPACHCVYPIKLDLLLLNVSLSTNWSPFLEELASQLGLRVSQFEIIDFYVLSLSRLNISMDVTPYTGLSFSASEGYAINTSLALHKIHLDPMLVGDYKLLNFTWFKSPDPSQAPSVAMSPMAAPARLPSSSTPLITSNRRKHPGSILILGIVVGILIIVIVSILVICSCTSSRGRKKALPLETAKSRTVDAVPTGGSLPHPSSTRFIAYEELREATNNFEPASMLGEGGFGRVFKGVLSDGTAVAIKKLTNGGQQGDKEFLVEVEMLSRLHHRNLVKLVGFYSSSDSSQNLLCYELVSNGSLEAWLHGPLGVNCPLDWDTRMKIALDAARGLAYLHEDSQPCVIHRDFKASNILLENNFHAKVADFGLAKQAPEGRANYLSTRVMGTFGYVAPEYAMTGHLLVKSDVYSYGVVLLELLTGRKPVDMLQPSGQENLVTWARPILRDKERLEELADPRLLGKYPKEDFIRVCTIAAACVAPEASQRPTMGEVVQSLKMVQRITEYQDSMLTVTNTRTNLRQSSTTFESDGTSSMFSSGPFSGLSAYDNDNISRTAVFSEDLHEGR from the exons ATGGCTGATGCTGCtg GTTTAGTGAAAACGGTTCAATGGTTTTTAGTGGAATATTTGCTCCTTTGGCCTTGTTCGGCATTTATTATTGACGCTCAAACTCCATCGGAAGCATACGTTGCCACGCCCACTGTTCCTTATCTTCCCCTGCCCTCTAATATTCCTTTCTACAAACGTGCACATCGAAAGCATTTTTCACTTCATGCTGCTCCATTGCCCGTGCTGCCACCATCCCTCCCTCCAGATTATGGCTCACTAACAATTTCTGGTCATCCATCTTCAAGTTCACAGCTATCAAAATCATCAATGAGTGGTCAATTTCCAGCTCCCGGCATAGGCCTTCTAACTCCCCGCCTGGCAGATGTTGCCCCAGCACATTCCAGTGCTGGTTCTGTTCCTTCTGGTTTAGCTCAACCACCATTGACTCCTACAGTTGCAG ACTGTTGTGGACCAGACATGGTGATAAAAAGAGGGAGTCCTGCTTGCCATTGTGTATATCCAATCAAGCTTGATCTTCTCCTTCTCAATGTTTCCCTGAGCACGAATTGGAGTCCTTTTCTGGAAGAACTGGCTTCTCAGCTTGGTTTACGAGTTTCTCAGTTTGAGATCATCGACTTTTATGTACTTAGCTTATCAAGGTTGAATATATCTATGGATGTTACTCCATATACAGGGCTCAGTTTCTCTGCTAGTGAAGGGTATGCAATAAATACATCTCTTGCTCTGCACAAGATTCATCTGGACCCCATGCTAGTAGGTGACTACAAACTTCTTAATTTCACCTGGTTCAAGTCACCAGATCCTTCTCAAG CTCCATCTGTAGCTATGTCACCTATGGCTGCCCCAGCTCGTTTGCCCTCTTCTTCAACACCATTGATCACTTCAAACAGAAGGAAACACCCAGGTTCAATTCTCATTCTGGGTATTGTTGTTGGTATCCTGATCATCGTCATTGTATCCATTCTAGTAATATGTTCATGCACATCCAGTCGAGGAAGGAAGAAAGCACTTCCCTTAGAAACTG CAAAATCAAGGACTGTAGATGCAGTTCCAACTGGAGGATCTCTTCCGCACCCCAGCAGTACCCGGTTTATTGCATATGAAGAACTTAGAGAGGCAACTAATAATTTTGAACCAGCAAGCATGCTTGGAGAGGGTGGGTTTGGCAGGGTTTTCAAGGGGGTCTTAAGTGATGGTACAGCTGTTGCAATCAAGAAACTTACTAATGGAGGACAACAAGGTGACAAAGAGTTCTTAGTTGAGGTTGAGATGCTAAGCAGACTGCATCACCGTAATCTGGTGAAGCTTGTGGGGTTCTATAGCAGTAGTGACTCTTCACAGAATCTCCTCTGTTACGAGCTTGTCTCAAATGGAAGCTTAGAGGCCTGGCTCCATG GTCCATTGGGCGTAAATTGTCCTCTGGATTGGGACACCAGAATGAAGATTGCCCTTGATGCTGCAAGAGGGCTTGCCTACCTACACGAAGACTCACAACCCTGTGTCATTCACAGGGATTTCAAGGCATCTAATATACTTCTTGAAAACAACTTTCATGCTAAAGTTGCAGATTTTGGCCTGGCCAAACAGGCACCTGAAGGCCGTGCAAACTATCTGTCTACGCGTGTGATGGGCACATTTGG GTATGTAGCCCCTGAATATGCCATGACTGGACATCTACTAGTAAAGAGCGATGTGTACAGCTATGGAGTTGTCCTCCTTGAGTTGCTGACTGGAAGGAAGCCTGTGGATATGTTACAGCCTTCTGGTCAGGAGAACCTTGTGACATGG GCCAGGCCAATCCTTAGAGATAAGGAACGATTGGAAGAGCTTGCTGATCCAAGGCTTCTGGGAAAATACCCAAAGGAGGACTTCATACGTGTTTGCACAATTGCAGCAGCTTGTGTTGCACCAGAGGCAAGCCAACGTCCAACCATGGGCGAAGTGGTACAGTCCCTTAAAATGGTGCAACGTATTACAGAGTATCAGGATTCCATGTTAACTGTCACCAACACACGTACGAACCTCAGGCAGTCGTCTACTACCTTTGAGTCAGATGGAACTTCCTCAATGTTCTCCTCTGGTCCATTCTCTGGTTTAAGTGCATATGACAATGATAACATCTCTCGCACAGCTGTATTCTCAGAAGACCTGCATGAAGGACGATGA
- the LOC122091413 gene encoding receptor-like serine/threonine-protein kinase ALE2 isoform X4, with protein MADAAASVMSGFTDTFSISKGLVKTVQWFLVEYLLLWPCSAFIIDAQTPSEAYVATPTVPYLPLPSNIPFYKRAHRKHFSLHAAPLPVLPPSLPPDYGSLTISGHPSSSSQLSKSSMSGQFPAPGIGLLTPRLADVAPAHSSAGSVPSGLAQPPLTPTVADCCGPDMVIKRGSPACHCVYPIKLDLLLLNVSLSTNWSPFLEELASQLGLRVSQFEIIDFYVLSLSRLNISMDVTPYTGLSFSASEGYAINTSLALHKIHLDPMLVGDYKLLNFTWFKSPDPSQAPSVAMSPMAAPARLPSSSTPLITSNRRKHPAKSRTVDAVPTGGSLPHPSSTRFIAYEELREATNNFEPASMLGEGGFGRVFKGVLSDGTAVAIKKLTNGGQQGDKEFLVEVEMLSRLHHRNLVKLVGFYSSSDSSQNLLCYELVSNGSLEAWLHGPLGVNCPLDWDTRMKIALDAARGLAYLHEDSQPCVIHRDFKASNILLENNFHAKVADFGLAKQAPEGRANYLSTRVMGTFGYVAPEYAMTGHLLVKSDVYSYGVVLLELLTGRKPVDMLQPSGQENLVTWARPILRDKERLEELADPRLLGKYPKEDFIRVCTIAAACVAPEASQRPTMGEVVQSLKMVQRITEYQDSMLTVTNTRTNLRQSSTTFESDGTSSMFSSGPFSGLSAYDNDNISRTAVFSEDLHEGR; from the exons ATGGCTGATGCTGCtg CGTCGGTGATGTCTGGTTTTACGGATACATTCTCAATTTCTAAAG GTTTAGTGAAAACGGTTCAATGGTTTTTAGTGGAATATTTGCTCCTTTGGCCTTGTTCGGCATTTATTATTGACGCTCAAACTCCATCGGAAGCATACGTTGCCACGCCCACTGTTCCTTATCTTCCCCTGCCCTCTAATATTCCTTTCTACAAACGTGCACATCGAAAGCATTTTTCACTTCATGCTGCTCCATTGCCCGTGCTGCCACCATCCCTCCCTCCAGATTATGGCTCACTAACAATTTCTGGTCATCCATCTTCAAGTTCACAGCTATCAAAATCATCAATGAGTGGTCAATTTCCAGCTCCCGGCATAGGCCTTCTAACTCCCCGCCTGGCAGATGTTGCCCCAGCACATTCCAGTGCTGGTTCTGTTCCTTCTGGTTTAGCTCAACCACCATTGACTCCTACAGTTGCAG ACTGTTGTGGACCAGACATGGTGATAAAAAGAGGGAGTCCTGCTTGCCATTGTGTATATCCAATCAAGCTTGATCTTCTCCTTCTCAATGTTTCCCTGAGCACGAATTGGAGTCCTTTTCTGGAAGAACTGGCTTCTCAGCTTGGTTTACGAGTTTCTCAGTTTGAGATCATCGACTTTTATGTACTTAGCTTATCAAGGTTGAATATATCTATGGATGTTACTCCATATACAGGGCTCAGTTTCTCTGCTAGTGAAGGGTATGCAATAAATACATCTCTTGCTCTGCACAAGATTCATCTGGACCCCATGCTAGTAGGTGACTACAAACTTCTTAATTTCACCTGGTTCAAGTCACCAGATCCTTCTCAAG CTCCATCTGTAGCTATGTCACCTATGGCTGCCCCAGCTCGTTTGCCCTCTTCTTCAACACCATTGATCACTTCAAACAGAAGGAAACACCCAG CAAAATCAAGGACTGTAGATGCAGTTCCAACTGGAGGATCTCTTCCGCACCCCAGCAGTACCCGGTTTATTGCATATGAAGAACTTAGAGAGGCAACTAATAATTTTGAACCAGCAAGCATGCTTGGAGAGGGTGGGTTTGGCAGGGTTTTCAAGGGGGTCTTAAGTGATGGTACAGCTGTTGCAATCAAGAAACTTACTAATGGAGGACAACAAGGTGACAAAGAGTTCTTAGTTGAGGTTGAGATGCTAAGCAGACTGCATCACCGTAATCTGGTGAAGCTTGTGGGGTTCTATAGCAGTAGTGACTCTTCACAGAATCTCCTCTGTTACGAGCTTGTCTCAAATGGAAGCTTAGAGGCCTGGCTCCATG GTCCATTGGGCGTAAATTGTCCTCTGGATTGGGACACCAGAATGAAGATTGCCCTTGATGCTGCAAGAGGGCTTGCCTACCTACACGAAGACTCACAACCCTGTGTCATTCACAGGGATTTCAAGGCATCTAATATACTTCTTGAAAACAACTTTCATGCTAAAGTTGCAGATTTTGGCCTGGCCAAACAGGCACCTGAAGGCCGTGCAAACTATCTGTCTACGCGTGTGATGGGCACATTTGG GTATGTAGCCCCTGAATATGCCATGACTGGACATCTACTAGTAAAGAGCGATGTGTACAGCTATGGAGTTGTCCTCCTTGAGTTGCTGACTGGAAGGAAGCCTGTGGATATGTTACAGCCTTCTGGTCAGGAGAACCTTGTGACATGG GCCAGGCCAATCCTTAGAGATAAGGAACGATTGGAAGAGCTTGCTGATCCAAGGCTTCTGGGAAAATACCCAAAGGAGGACTTCATACGTGTTTGCACAATTGCAGCAGCTTGTGTTGCACCAGAGGCAAGCCAACGTCCAACCATGGGCGAAGTGGTACAGTCCCTTAAAATGGTGCAACGTATTACAGAGTATCAGGATTCCATGTTAACTGTCACCAACACACGTACGAACCTCAGGCAGTCGTCTACTACCTTTGAGTCAGATGGAACTTCCTCAATGTTCTCCTCTGGTCCATTCTCTGGTTTAAGTGCATATGACAATGATAACATCTCTCGCACAGCTGTATTCTCAGAAGACCTGCATGAAGGACGATGA
- the LOC122091415 gene encoding UPF0481 protein At3g47200-like, whose translation MEMEDNTQHAQRQSRDHISIEVSANESLASSIRGKMEQKSPSLCIYRVPEKFQGVSKKSYIPDIVSIGPLHHGNSSLGPMEDHKWRYFHALLGRNPVLEESLDECVKAIRELEQRARKCFSESDKITLNSDQFVEMLLVDGCFIIELFFKYILKGLRRKGDPVFNTKWMLSGIRRDLMLLENQIPLFVLQRIFDLVPIPDQLHRQSLTYIAFRFFKAIIPGNKEALESKFVHEGGHLLDLLRQCYLPSFPRVMPLPNQRGIQETLNSATKLQKSGIKIKKSVQDSLLDLKFGRGELRIPPLKIYDYTESVLRNLVALEQCCHEHMKQISSYALLMDNLIRSNKDVRFLEQRGIIVNHLGSDEEVISLFDNLCKEIEVEESYYVGLCQQLNGYCNTNWHGKLLKLRELHPHLLHLLGILLLLSFTGTLFSVLSFFLYH comes from the coding sequence ATGGAAATGGAAGATAACACTCAACATGCACAGAGACAAAGCAGAGATCATATTTCAATTGAAGTTTCTGCAAATGAGTCACTTGCCTCTTCCATCAGAGGGAAAATGGAACAGAAATCTCCTTCACTTTGCATATACAGAGTTCCAGAAAAGTTTCAGGGGGTAAGTAAGAAGTCCTACATCCCTGACATAGTTTCCATTGGCCCTCTTCACCATGGAAATTCTTCACTAGGTCCAATGGAAGATCATAAATGGCGATATTTCCATGCCCTTCTCGGCCGTAATCCAGTACTAGAGGAAAGCCTTGATGAATGCGTTAAAGCCATTAGAGAATTGGAACAGAGAGCTCGGAAATGCTTCTCTGAATCGGATAAAATCACTCTCAATAGTGATCAATTTGTGGAAATGTTGTTAGTTGATGGTTGCTTCATCATTGAACTCTTCTTCAAATACATTCTGAAAGGGTTGAGAAGGAAAGGGGATCCAGTGTTCAATACCAAATGGATGCTCTCTGGTATAAGGCGTGATCTGATGTTACTCGAAAACCAGATACCCTTGTTTGTTCTTCAGAGGATATTCGATCTCGTTCCCATTCCAGACCAGTTGCATCGTCAATCCCTCACTTATATTGCTTTCCGTTTCTTCAAAGCTATAATCCCAGGAAACAAAGAAGCTCTTGAGAGTAAATTCGTCCATGAAGGAGGTCACCTACTGGATTTGCTTCGTCAATGTTACCTCCCATCGTTCCCGAGGGTGATGCCATTACCAAACCAACGAGGAATTCAGGAAACCCTTAATTCTGCAACGAAGCTTCAAAAATCAGGAATCAAGATCAAGAAATCTGTGCAGGATAGCTTATTAGACCTAAAATTTGGTAGAGGGGAACTCCGAATTCCTCCCCTGAAGATCTATGATTATACAGAATCGGTCCTGAGAAATCTCGTCGCTTTGGAGCAGTGTTGCCATGAGCACATGAAGCAAATCTCGTCTTATGCTCTCCTTATGGATAACCTAATCCGATCCAACAAAGATGTGAGATTTCTTGAACAGAGAGGAATCATTGTAAATCATTTGGGTTCGGATGAGGAGGTGATCTCTCTGTTCGATAACCTCTGCAAGGAGATTGAGGTTGAGGAATCTTACTATGTGGGTCTCTGCCAACAATTGAATGGCTACTGCAACACCAATTGGCATGGAAAGTTGTTGAAGCTAAGGGAGCTGCACCCTCATCTTCTGCACCTCCTTGGAATTCTACTTCTCCTCAGCTTCACAGGAACCTTATTTTCtgtactctctttttttctctatcaCTGA
- the LOC122091413 gene encoding proline-rich receptor-like protein kinase PERK3 isoform X1: protein MADAAASVMSGFTDTFSISKGLVKTVQWFLVEYLLLWPCSAFIIDAQTPSEAYVATPTVPYLPLPSNIPFYKRAHRKHFSLHAAPLPVLPPSLPPDYGSLTISGHPSSSSQLSKSSMSGQFPAPGIGLLTPRLADVAPAHSSAGSVPSGLAQPPLTPTVADCCGPDMVIKRGSPACHCVYPIKLDLLLLNVSLSTNWSPFLEELASQLGLRVSQFEIIDFYVLSLSRLNISMDVTPYTGLSFSASEGYAINTSLALHKIHLDPMLVGDYKLLNFTWFKSPDPSQAPSVAMSPMAAPARLPSSSTPLITSNRRKHPGSILILGIVVGILIIVIVSILVICSCTSSRGRKKALPLETAKSRTVDAVPTGGSLPHPSSTRFIAYEELREATNNFEPASMLGEGGFGRVFKGVLSDGTAVAIKKLTNGGQQGDKEFLVEVEMLSRLHHRNLVKLVGFYSSSDSSQNLLCYELVSNGSLEAWLHGPLGVNCPLDWDTRMKIALDAARGLAYLHEDSQPCVIHRDFKASNILLENNFHAKVADFGLAKQAPEGRANYLSTRVMGTFGYVAPEYAMTGHLLVKSDVYSYGVVLLELLTGRKPVDMLQPSGQENLVTWARPILRDKERLEELADPRLLGKYPKEDFIRVCTIAAACVAPEASQRPTMGEVVQSLKMVQRITEYQDSMLTVTNTRTNLRQSSTTFESDGTSSMFSSGPFSGLSAYDNDNISRTAVFSEDLHEGR from the exons ATGGCTGATGCTGCtg CGTCGGTGATGTCTGGTTTTACGGATACATTCTCAATTTCTAAAG GTTTAGTGAAAACGGTTCAATGGTTTTTAGTGGAATATTTGCTCCTTTGGCCTTGTTCGGCATTTATTATTGACGCTCAAACTCCATCGGAAGCATACGTTGCCACGCCCACTGTTCCTTATCTTCCCCTGCCCTCTAATATTCCTTTCTACAAACGTGCACATCGAAAGCATTTTTCACTTCATGCTGCTCCATTGCCCGTGCTGCCACCATCCCTCCCTCCAGATTATGGCTCACTAACAATTTCTGGTCATCCATCTTCAAGTTCACAGCTATCAAAATCATCAATGAGTGGTCAATTTCCAGCTCCCGGCATAGGCCTTCTAACTCCCCGCCTGGCAGATGTTGCCCCAGCACATTCCAGTGCTGGTTCTGTTCCTTCTGGTTTAGCTCAACCACCATTGACTCCTACAGTTGCAG ACTGTTGTGGACCAGACATGGTGATAAAAAGAGGGAGTCCTGCTTGCCATTGTGTATATCCAATCAAGCTTGATCTTCTCCTTCTCAATGTTTCCCTGAGCACGAATTGGAGTCCTTTTCTGGAAGAACTGGCTTCTCAGCTTGGTTTACGAGTTTCTCAGTTTGAGATCATCGACTTTTATGTACTTAGCTTATCAAGGTTGAATATATCTATGGATGTTACTCCATATACAGGGCTCAGTTTCTCTGCTAGTGAAGGGTATGCAATAAATACATCTCTTGCTCTGCACAAGATTCATCTGGACCCCATGCTAGTAGGTGACTACAAACTTCTTAATTTCACCTGGTTCAAGTCACCAGATCCTTCTCAAG CTCCATCTGTAGCTATGTCACCTATGGCTGCCCCAGCTCGTTTGCCCTCTTCTTCAACACCATTGATCACTTCAAACAGAAGGAAACACCCAGGTTCAATTCTCATTCTGGGTATTGTTGTTGGTATCCTGATCATCGTCATTGTATCCATTCTAGTAATATGTTCATGCACATCCAGTCGAGGAAGGAAGAAAGCACTTCCCTTAGAAACTG CAAAATCAAGGACTGTAGATGCAGTTCCAACTGGAGGATCTCTTCCGCACCCCAGCAGTACCCGGTTTATTGCATATGAAGAACTTAGAGAGGCAACTAATAATTTTGAACCAGCAAGCATGCTTGGAGAGGGTGGGTTTGGCAGGGTTTTCAAGGGGGTCTTAAGTGATGGTACAGCTGTTGCAATCAAGAAACTTACTAATGGAGGACAACAAGGTGACAAAGAGTTCTTAGTTGAGGTTGAGATGCTAAGCAGACTGCATCACCGTAATCTGGTGAAGCTTGTGGGGTTCTATAGCAGTAGTGACTCTTCACAGAATCTCCTCTGTTACGAGCTTGTCTCAAATGGAAGCTTAGAGGCCTGGCTCCATG GTCCATTGGGCGTAAATTGTCCTCTGGATTGGGACACCAGAATGAAGATTGCCCTTGATGCTGCAAGAGGGCTTGCCTACCTACACGAAGACTCACAACCCTGTGTCATTCACAGGGATTTCAAGGCATCTAATATACTTCTTGAAAACAACTTTCATGCTAAAGTTGCAGATTTTGGCCTGGCCAAACAGGCACCTGAAGGCCGTGCAAACTATCTGTCTACGCGTGTGATGGGCACATTTGG GTATGTAGCCCCTGAATATGCCATGACTGGACATCTACTAGTAAAGAGCGATGTGTACAGCTATGGAGTTGTCCTCCTTGAGTTGCTGACTGGAAGGAAGCCTGTGGATATGTTACAGCCTTCTGGTCAGGAGAACCTTGTGACATGG GCCAGGCCAATCCTTAGAGATAAGGAACGATTGGAAGAGCTTGCTGATCCAAGGCTTCTGGGAAAATACCCAAAGGAGGACTTCATACGTGTTTGCACAATTGCAGCAGCTTGTGTTGCACCAGAGGCAAGCCAACGTCCAACCATGGGCGAAGTGGTACAGTCCCTTAAAATGGTGCAACGTATTACAGAGTATCAGGATTCCATGTTAACTGTCACCAACACACGTACGAACCTCAGGCAGTCGTCTACTACCTTTGAGTCAGATGGAACTTCCTCAATGTTCTCCTCTGGTCCATTCTCTGGTTTAAGTGCATATGACAATGATAACATCTCTCGCACAGCTGTATTCTCAGAAGACCTGCATGAAGGACGATGA
- the LOC122091413 gene encoding proline-rich receptor-like protein kinase PERK3 isoform X2 encodes MSGFTDTFSISKGLVKTVQWFLVEYLLLWPCSAFIIDAQTPSEAYVATPTVPYLPLPSNIPFYKRAHRKHFSLHAAPLPVLPPSLPPDYGSLTISGHPSSSSQLSKSSMSGQFPAPGIGLLTPRLADVAPAHSSAGSVPSGLAQPPLTPTVADCCGPDMVIKRGSPACHCVYPIKLDLLLLNVSLSTNWSPFLEELASQLGLRVSQFEIIDFYVLSLSRLNISMDVTPYTGLSFSASEGYAINTSLALHKIHLDPMLVGDYKLLNFTWFKSPDPSQAPSVAMSPMAAPARLPSSSTPLITSNRRKHPGSILILGIVVGILIIVIVSILVICSCTSSRGRKKALPLETAKSRTVDAVPTGGSLPHPSSTRFIAYEELREATNNFEPASMLGEGGFGRVFKGVLSDGTAVAIKKLTNGGQQGDKEFLVEVEMLSRLHHRNLVKLVGFYSSSDSSQNLLCYELVSNGSLEAWLHGPLGVNCPLDWDTRMKIALDAARGLAYLHEDSQPCVIHRDFKASNILLENNFHAKVADFGLAKQAPEGRANYLSTRVMGTFGYVAPEYAMTGHLLVKSDVYSYGVVLLELLTGRKPVDMLQPSGQENLVTWARPILRDKERLEELADPRLLGKYPKEDFIRVCTIAAACVAPEASQRPTMGEVVQSLKMVQRITEYQDSMLTVTNTRTNLRQSSTTFESDGTSSMFSSGPFSGLSAYDNDNISRTAVFSEDLHEGR; translated from the exons ATGTCTGGTTTTACGGATACATTCTCAATTTCTAAAG GTTTAGTGAAAACGGTTCAATGGTTTTTAGTGGAATATTTGCTCCTTTGGCCTTGTTCGGCATTTATTATTGACGCTCAAACTCCATCGGAAGCATACGTTGCCACGCCCACTGTTCCTTATCTTCCCCTGCCCTCTAATATTCCTTTCTACAAACGTGCACATCGAAAGCATTTTTCACTTCATGCTGCTCCATTGCCCGTGCTGCCACCATCCCTCCCTCCAGATTATGGCTCACTAACAATTTCTGGTCATCCATCTTCAAGTTCACAGCTATCAAAATCATCAATGAGTGGTCAATTTCCAGCTCCCGGCATAGGCCTTCTAACTCCCCGCCTGGCAGATGTTGCCCCAGCACATTCCAGTGCTGGTTCTGTTCCTTCTGGTTTAGCTCAACCACCATTGACTCCTACAGTTGCAG ACTGTTGTGGACCAGACATGGTGATAAAAAGAGGGAGTCCTGCTTGCCATTGTGTATATCCAATCAAGCTTGATCTTCTCCTTCTCAATGTTTCCCTGAGCACGAATTGGAGTCCTTTTCTGGAAGAACTGGCTTCTCAGCTTGGTTTACGAGTTTCTCAGTTTGAGATCATCGACTTTTATGTACTTAGCTTATCAAGGTTGAATATATCTATGGATGTTACTCCATATACAGGGCTCAGTTTCTCTGCTAGTGAAGGGTATGCAATAAATACATCTCTTGCTCTGCACAAGATTCATCTGGACCCCATGCTAGTAGGTGACTACAAACTTCTTAATTTCACCTGGTTCAAGTCACCAGATCCTTCTCAAG CTCCATCTGTAGCTATGTCACCTATGGCTGCCCCAGCTCGTTTGCCCTCTTCTTCAACACCATTGATCACTTCAAACAGAAGGAAACACCCAGGTTCAATTCTCATTCTGGGTATTGTTGTTGGTATCCTGATCATCGTCATTGTATCCATTCTAGTAATATGTTCATGCACATCCAGTCGAGGAAGGAAGAAAGCACTTCCCTTAGAAACTG CAAAATCAAGGACTGTAGATGCAGTTCCAACTGGAGGATCTCTTCCGCACCCCAGCAGTACCCGGTTTATTGCATATGAAGAACTTAGAGAGGCAACTAATAATTTTGAACCAGCAAGCATGCTTGGAGAGGGTGGGTTTGGCAGGGTTTTCAAGGGGGTCTTAAGTGATGGTACAGCTGTTGCAATCAAGAAACTTACTAATGGAGGACAACAAGGTGACAAAGAGTTCTTAGTTGAGGTTGAGATGCTAAGCAGACTGCATCACCGTAATCTGGTGAAGCTTGTGGGGTTCTATAGCAGTAGTGACTCTTCACAGAATCTCCTCTGTTACGAGCTTGTCTCAAATGGAAGCTTAGAGGCCTGGCTCCATG GTCCATTGGGCGTAAATTGTCCTCTGGATTGGGACACCAGAATGAAGATTGCCCTTGATGCTGCAAGAGGGCTTGCCTACCTACACGAAGACTCACAACCCTGTGTCATTCACAGGGATTTCAAGGCATCTAATATACTTCTTGAAAACAACTTTCATGCTAAAGTTGCAGATTTTGGCCTGGCCAAACAGGCACCTGAAGGCCGTGCAAACTATCTGTCTACGCGTGTGATGGGCACATTTGG GTATGTAGCCCCTGAATATGCCATGACTGGACATCTACTAGTAAAGAGCGATGTGTACAGCTATGGAGTTGTCCTCCTTGAGTTGCTGACTGGAAGGAAGCCTGTGGATATGTTACAGCCTTCTGGTCAGGAGAACCTTGTGACATGG GCCAGGCCAATCCTTAGAGATAAGGAACGATTGGAAGAGCTTGCTGATCCAAGGCTTCTGGGAAAATACCCAAAGGAGGACTTCATACGTGTTTGCACAATTGCAGCAGCTTGTGTTGCACCAGAGGCAAGCCAACGTCCAACCATGGGCGAAGTGGTACAGTCCCTTAAAATGGTGCAACGTATTACAGAGTATCAGGATTCCATGTTAACTGTCACCAACACACGTACGAACCTCAGGCAGTCGTCTACTACCTTTGAGTCAGATGGAACTTCCTCAATGTTCTCCTCTGGTCCATTCTCTGGTTTAAGTGCATATGACAATGATAACATCTCTCGCACAGCTGTATTCTCAGAAGACCTGCATGAAGGACGATGA